A stretch of DNA from Candidatus Kapaibacterium sp.:
ACAGTCCTGCATGAAAGTAACATAAGGTGCTAAAGTATCGGGTGTTTCCAAGTCAGCAGTTGCGACTGAAGTCGGGAAACCATATGAGTCATACCAGTCATAACCATAAGCATAAGCTACGAATGGGTCATTTGCACGTAGTTTGTAAACACCGTCATATAACAATCTGATGGTTTTTGAATAATACCTTCTTCCGTCTTCATCAAAATCATTGAAAGGAGTTCCCGGATTGCCGGAAAATGCTTCGAGAGGAATCCATCTGAATTGTCCGTCAATAACTTCTGCTATTTCCATATCTTGTGGAAGTCCGCCATCAATAGTAGCCTTGTATGCAATATTGATAAAATTATCTTTAAAACCAAACCCACCACGAATACCTGGGGTGTTGAATACGATTTCTGTTTGATATTGTTGCAGAGGTGAAAGTTGCAATTGGAAGGGGTCATTTTCAATGCCATCATCATTTTGTCCCGGATTGAATTGCACAACGTTGATAGCTTCTTTAGATGAAACTACAACGGGACGCGGATTGTCATCAGCTCCTGCACGAGTTTCCATCCAACCTCTTTCTCTCAGACCACCTGCACTTTGAATTGTACCGGAAGGTAATCCATCGAAAAAGTACTGCGTCATAGGTTTTTTAGCAAAGATTTTGATAATAGTATATTTTTTTCTGCCTTGAATTGGTGTGACGTGGTACTTTTTACCCCAAACATTTTCGGGCAATTCTTGTTCAATAATAAAGTCGCAAGCCGGTGTAAATGATGGGATATAGGCGCAGAAACTTCCGGAGAGTACGTTAACAGGTTTTGTAGCATTAATTGTACTGCCGGTTAGGTCGTTGAAAGCTCCAATACCCGGTATCAACCAAATGTCACCTTCGTTTATTGTAGTTCTCATTACTTCATTTGCTCTGAGTTCAGAACCATCTAAAAGTGGAACCCGCGCGTTCTCGAAACCACCAAGACGAAATGTTACTTTGGTATTATCATAAACACCTACAATACTTGTAAATGATGGAAAGTATTGATTAGTATTATTAGTAGGGTCTTCATAAGAAGCAACCTGATATTTTTTCCCCAACGAACTCGCGGGTAGTGCTAAATAACCGTCAGATGTATATCGGAAACGAGTAACACCATAGACAATAATCGGATAGTCTGCACTAATCTTGATT
This window harbors:
- a CDS encoding IgGFc-binding protein: MKTKITLLIIMGLFLAGFIHNSAVAQDDLVDSFKENLPQLLNSNNAGTLFWITFHPCYEDSGPNNALRIYVSSAVATTVTLEIPGLAIMRQKVTIPNDVIEFPLPVAEGQAYSKGGQMSGPPLPAQVWEGRAIKISADYPIIVYGVTRFRYTSDGYLALPASSLGKKYQVASYEDPTNNTNQYFPSFTSIVGVYDNTKVTFRLGGFENARVPLLDGSELRANEVMRTTINEGDIWLIPGIGAFNDLTGSTINATKPVNVLSGSFCAYIPSFTPACDFIIEQELPENVWGKKYHVTPIQGRKKYTIIKIFAKKPMTQYFFDGLPSGTIQSAGGLRERGWMETRAGADDNPRPVVVSSKEAINVVQFNPGQNDDGIENDPFQLQLSPLQQYQTEIVFNTPGIRGGFGFKDNFINIAYKATIDGGLPQDMEIAEVIDGQFRWIPLEAFSGNPGTPFNDFDEDGRRYYSKTIRLLYDGVYKLRANDPFVAYAYGYDWYDSYGFPTSVATADLETPDTLAPYVTFMQDC